One genomic region from Armatimonadota bacterium encodes:
- a CDS encoding FtsQ-type POTRA domain-containing protein encodes MEPNLMAKRAVKPSVRTRKRRRSHSLVGWLWAIAGCVLAISVWAAPSLQPMRASVENCPMEAQQEIRRLIAGNLEAGIGWNANLSELERSIAALPWVKSASARGHWSGRLTTTIEPRVPYLSVQNGSRYLSIDESRVAFLPPQARKNPRPMFDQSHRQLIVESKANIKEGQAIQGAATRFAFDFARALDQENFPFPYSLTIRKGGNMCLNIRAKAQDVGLTTRYEIGLPDKLSAKVEAVLKTLNGRPVSGGAVEYVNVSAPDKITVKMASQDRSERNE; translated from the coding sequence ATGGAGCCGAATCTGATGGCCAAGCGGGCAGTCAAGCCGTCGGTTCGAACTCGAAAGCGTCGACGCAGTCATTCTTTGGTCGGCTGGCTCTGGGCGATCGCGGGATGCGTCTTGGCGATCAGCGTATGGGCCGCGCCGTCGTTGCAGCCGATGCGCGCAAGCGTAGAGAACTGCCCAATGGAGGCTCAGCAAGAAATCCGACGACTGATTGCGGGCAATCTAGAAGCCGGTATAGGATGGAACGCTAACCTAAGCGAGTTGGAGCGATCGATAGCCGCTTTGCCGTGGGTCAAATCGGCAAGCGCGAGAGGTCACTGGAGCGGTCGACTGACCACGACGATCGAACCGCGCGTGCCCTATCTGTCTGTACAGAACGGTAGCAGATACCTCTCCATCGATGAGAGCCGCGTCGCCTTCCTCCCTCCTCAAGCCCGCAAGAATCCCCGGCCGATGTTTGATCAAAGCCATCGCCAACTGATCGTCGAATCGAAGGCGAACATCAAGGAAGGCCAGGCGATTCAAGGCGCAGCGACCCGGTTCGCCTTCGACTTTGCAAGGGCGCTGGACCAGGAGAACTTCCCCTTTCCTTACAGCCTCACCATACGAAAAGGGGGGAACATGTGCTTAAATATAAGAGCCAAGGCACAAGATGTTGGGTTGACAACGCGATATGAGATCGGTCTCCCGGACAAACTCTCGGCCAAAGTGGAGGCTGTTCTCAAAACGCTCAACGGACGACCGGTTTCCGGCGGCGCTGTGGAATACGTCAACGTGAGCGCCCCTGACAAGATTACGGTGAAGATGGCATCGCAGGACAGGAGCGAAAGAAATGAGTAA